From Streptomyces durmitorensis, a single genomic window includes:
- a CDS encoding non-ribosomal peptide synthetase: MIPLSFAQRRMWFLHRLEGPSATYSIPFALRLDGTLDTAALAAAVTDVVTRHESLRTLVVESADGTPEQRVLPPDEADLHFRVVDVAPESLDDAMQEAVSESFDLETELPLRTFVFRLSPREHVLTFVFHHIAADGASMAPFLRDLVSAYTARHRGGAPQWTPLPVQYKDYTLWQRQLLGEDGDKESVAAPQLAYWRQELAEVPQPVQLPLDRPRPPTASYRGGHVDFLLEPDLVAGLGKIAAERGATAPMVVQAALAVLLQKLGAGEDVTIGSPIEGRTDEALADLVGFFVNTWVLRADLSKAPSFSDLVEQVRDKALAAYDNQDVPFERLVELLNLERSTSYQPLFQVMLAWQFVWPEIEMPDLRASLAPAGTDTAKFDLFFNIVPEASGRAYGRLEYATELFDHTTAVDIVDRLVRILGQAVADPGVRLGDVDVLSAGEREWLVGEVNDTAHPVAVDTLPGAFEAQVERDPDRLALIGEQERLSYAEFNRRANQLAHWLVEQGAGPEQLVAVRVPRSVDLMVAVYAVVKAGAAYLPIDPDLPEDRVRHVLESANPLVVLDETLPDVSGHPTANPRRALSPDNAAYVIYTSGSTGGPKGVQVSHRSIMNRLAWGLAHFDVTAEDRVLLSTSASFDVSVPELFAPLQVGAAVVIARPDGRRDPAYLAELIQREQVTGADFVPSLLEVFITEPAARECTSLRWAEVAGEAFPAALANKAVAVLPGCGVHNLYGPTEAAVEVTAWQHVPGADRVPIGAPVWNTQVYVLDAALRPVAPGVAGELYLAGAGLARGYVEQSALTAHRFVACPYGAPGTRMYRTGDVVRWNRDGQVEYLGRTDFQVKIRGFRIELGEIEQALAGHPGVAQATVVVQEDEQGDKRLVGYVVPDPDAAAVDADDQTDEWRQVYDDTYRESEDQAWGEDFQMWTSAYDGEPIPREQMQEWRDAAVAQVLRFAPRRVLDIGVGAGLLLAKIVGEVDEYWGTDISAPVVDRIRAQAERAGHGDRVRLSAQAADDLSGLPRGHFDTVVLNSVTQYFPSADYLDRVLCNAMELLAPGGRVIVGDVRNATTLRLLLTAVQRAAHPHASYEELRTLVEKELLAERELVVAPEWFIEWAAERSVGVDIRTKPGQAHNELTRHRYEVVLHKEPTDVLDLADVPSVPWGGQLSDLPDLGTLEDRVGHGPVRVTGVPNARLVEEATVTVAAGLLDPARMSGKPVDPQELIAWAGENGRDAVLTLSGEDVRCFDAVLLPQRRTGQPRVSGTFVPGAVGRRVLANAPVVAKSIGPLLAGLREYLHGRLPDYMVPSAVVPLTEIPLTPSGKLNRRALPPPDYAQGSTGRAPRNQREETFSALFAEVLGLERVGVDDDFFATGGDSIRSIQVVARARSRGVTVSTREVFEHRTAARLAELVEGREEEELPTLAELPGGGVGWAPLPPMAAHVLALDGPVGRFSMSGMLALPESIDRAGLVTTLQAVLDRHDVLRSRLDRAEPGLSIRAPGSVDAGALLREIPYEHADVNAELDAATGRLDPDAGVMAQFVWFASATGAGRLLIVLHHLVVDGVSWRILIPDLIATWQQVRDGHTPRAAKGGTSLRRWAHALVDEAARPERVAELPLWQQILRSDEPVLGARQLDRTRDVTATVDTVTVRVPADVTKTLLTTVPAVFRGGPDDGLLAGLALALAHWRRTRGVSGSSTLVRMEGHGREEHVVPGTDLSSTVGWFTSLYPVCLDVAGIDVADAIAGGPAAGRAIKAVKEQLRTVPDNGIGYGLLRHLNPGTAAALAAEPEPQIGFNYLGRTSGADIPEELRDLGWAPDTTHQDLIAAPDADMPVLSALEINAVAVDTVGGEELTAYFGFPTGVLSREEVTELAGLWVRALTALAQHATAPDAGGLTPSDAPLVAVGQEEIDTWESRLGPLTEIWPTTPTQSGILFHSMLAGTSFDPYHIQLVFQLSGEVDPERMRRAGQALLERYPNLRAAFVNRADGDVVQVVPAQGVTLPWQYLDLTAADEAERTATFEGFLTQDRTAHFDVDTPPLLRLALAVLEPGRAELVMTVHHVLSDGWSAPLLMRDLLLLYASHGDGSALPGTRSFGEYLAWRAGQDQDEAARAWAAELAGVDEPTLLAPGAADGDGLDQVEFSVPHDMSSQLNSRAAELGVTINTLVQGAWALLLGQLTGRQDLMFGATVSGRPPAVTGVESMVGMFINTLPVRVEYAPGDTLAEVVTRLQRGQAGLMEHHHYSLTQIQQSVGLQTLFDTLVVFESYPVDREGIGAATEAADGIAFTGLRPTNGTHYPLALMAAAETHLEFLLQYAPGVFDRDTVLAYAARFVRVLEQLAATPELKVAQLDVLEPAERDRLLVEFNDTAVPTPDVTITGLVEAQAERTPDEVAVISEGASLTYREVTARADRLARELAGRGVGPESVVAVSLPRSVDLVVALLAVLKAGGAYLPVDSRYPSHRLVPIFDEARPHLILTDTATAGLLPEHDAPDVFLDTLDLSAQAPGPDRPLHAGQLAYVMYTSGSTGKPKGVAITHANVVNGVLRLASRIGMEPGKRLLAGTSVNFDVSVFEIFTTLAVGGVVEVVPDVLVLGDRKGWSGSVISTVPSVFAELVDEISGRTSVDTIVFAGEALPSSLVDRTRDAFPGVRIVNAYGQSESFYATTFTVDGDTHGWTGSAPVGTPLGNMRAYVLGPGLAPVPPGAVGELYVGGNVGRGYHGRAALTAERFVADPFGPPGAPMYRTGDLARVNGEGQLEYVGRGDAQVKVRGFRIEPAEVEAALTAHPGVAQAAVIARDGRADTTVKQLVAYVVPAVTVTGARTTTTTTDDDRGPRTKELHAFVSERLPDFMVPSAFVVLDRLPLAPNGKLDRAALPEPEFTTAPYRAPRIPREETLAALFAEVLGVDRVGIDDGFFELGGHSLLATRLISRVRSEMEIEIPIRKIFDLPTVAALAAWTEESTAPRRPGLRKMFTEE; this comes from the coding sequence ATGATCCCGTTGTCCTTTGCCCAGCGTCGGATGTGGTTCCTCCACCGCCTGGAGGGCCCGTCCGCGACCTACAGCATCCCGTTCGCGCTGCGCCTGGACGGGACGTTGGACACGGCAGCCCTGGCCGCGGCGGTCACGGATGTCGTCACCCGGCACGAGAGCCTGCGCACCCTGGTCGTCGAGAGCGCGGACGGCACGCCGGAGCAGCGGGTCCTGCCCCCGGACGAGGCCGACCTCCACTTCCGGGTGGTCGACGTGGCCCCGGAATCGCTGGACGACGCGATGCAGGAGGCCGTGAGCGAGAGCTTCGACCTGGAGACGGAACTCCCCCTGCGGACCTTCGTCTTCCGCCTCTCGCCGCGTGAGCACGTCCTGACGTTCGTGTTCCATCACATCGCCGCGGACGGAGCGTCGATGGCGCCGTTCCTGCGGGACCTGGTGTCGGCGTACACGGCCCGCCACCGTGGGGGAGCACCGCAGTGGACGCCCCTGCCGGTGCAGTACAAGGACTACACGCTGTGGCAGCGGCAACTGCTGGGCGAGGACGGGGACAAGGAAAGCGTCGCCGCACCGCAACTCGCCTACTGGCGCCAGGAGTTGGCGGAAGTTCCACAGCCGGTGCAGCTGCCGCTCGACCGGCCGCGGCCGCCGACGGCCAGCTACCGGGGCGGCCACGTCGACTTCCTCCTGGAACCCGACCTGGTCGCCGGACTCGGGAAGATCGCCGCGGAGCGCGGTGCCACGGCCCCGATGGTGGTCCAGGCCGCACTGGCGGTTCTGCTGCAGAAGCTGGGCGCCGGCGAGGACGTGACGATCGGCAGCCCGATCGAGGGCCGCACCGACGAGGCCCTGGCCGACCTGGTCGGGTTCTTCGTCAACACCTGGGTGCTGCGCGCCGACCTCTCGAAGGCCCCCTCGTTCAGCGATCTGGTGGAGCAGGTACGGGACAAGGCGCTCGCCGCGTACGACAACCAGGACGTTCCGTTCGAACGGCTGGTGGAACTGCTCAACCTGGAGCGTTCCACCTCCTACCAGCCGCTGTTCCAAGTGATGCTGGCGTGGCAGTTCGTGTGGCCGGAGATCGAGATGCCGGACCTGCGGGCCTCCCTCGCCCCTGCGGGCACCGACACCGCGAAGTTCGACCTGTTCTTCAACATCGTCCCGGAGGCGTCCGGACGCGCCTACGGGCGACTTGAGTACGCCACGGAGCTGTTCGACCACACCACGGCCGTCGACATCGTCGACCGGCTCGTGCGCATCCTGGGACAGGCGGTCGCCGACCCGGGCGTGCGTCTGGGGGACGTCGACGTGCTGTCGGCGGGGGAGCGGGAGTGGCTGGTAGGGGAGGTCAACGACACCGCGCACCCGGTGGCCGTGGACACGCTGCCTGGCGCGTTCGAGGCGCAGGTGGAGCGAGATCCTGATCGCCTGGCGCTGATCGGGGAGCAGGAGAGGCTGTCGTACGCGGAGTTCAACCGGCGCGCCAACCAACTGGCGCACTGGCTGGTCGAGCAGGGCGCGGGCCCCGAGCAACTGGTCGCGGTACGTGTCCCGCGTTCCGTCGACCTGATGGTGGCGGTCTACGCGGTGGTCAAGGCGGGCGCGGCCTACCTGCCGATCGACCCCGATCTGCCCGAGGACCGGGTGCGGCATGTGCTGGAGAGCGCGAACCCGCTCGTGGTGCTCGACGAAACACTTCCCGATGTGTCCGGCCACCCGACGGCGAACCCCAGGCGTGCGCTGTCGCCGGACAACGCCGCCTATGTCATCTACACCTCCGGTTCCACGGGCGGGCCGAAGGGCGTGCAGGTGTCGCACCGGTCGATCATGAACCGCCTTGCGTGGGGCCTGGCGCACTTCGATGTCACGGCCGAGGACCGGGTGCTGCTCAGCACGTCCGCGAGCTTCGACGTGTCGGTGCCGGAGCTGTTCGCGCCCTTGCAGGTGGGCGCGGCCGTGGTGATCGCGCGTCCGGACGGCCGCCGGGACCCGGCGTATCTGGCGGAGCTGATCCAGCGGGAGCAGGTGACGGGAGCGGACTTCGTGCCGTCCTTGCTGGAGGTGTTCATCACCGAGCCGGCGGCCAGGGAGTGCACCAGCCTGCGCTGGGCTGAGGTCGCGGGCGAAGCGTTCCCGGCCGCGCTGGCCAACAAGGCCGTCGCTGTGCTGCCCGGCTGCGGGGTGCACAACCTCTACGGACCGACCGAGGCGGCGGTGGAGGTCACCGCGTGGCAGCACGTGCCGGGCGCGGACCGGGTGCCCATCGGCGCGCCGGTGTGGAACACCCAGGTGTACGTGCTGGACGCGGCGCTGCGTCCGGTGGCGCCGGGGGTGGCCGGTGAGCTGTACCTGGCCGGTGCCGGGTTGGCGAGGGGCTATGTGGAGCAGAGTGCGCTGACCGCGCACCGGTTCGTCGCCTGCCCCTACGGCGCGCCGGGGACCCGGATGTACCGCACCGGCGATGTGGTGCGGTGGAACAGGGACGGCCAGGTCGAGTACCTCGGGCGGACCGACTTCCAGGTCAAGATCCGCGGATTCCGCATCGAGCTCGGCGAGATCGAGCAGGCGCTCGCCGGGCATCCCGGTGTGGCGCAGGCGACGGTCGTGGTGCAGGAGGACGAGCAGGGCGACAAGCGCCTCGTGGGATATGTGGTGCCCGACCCGGATGCCGCGGCAGTGGACGCCGATGACCAGACGGACGAGTGGCGCCAGGTCTACGACGACACCTACCGGGAGTCCGAGGACCAGGCGTGGGGCGAGGACTTCCAGATGTGGACGTCCGCGTACGACGGCGAACCGATCCCGCGCGAGCAGATGCAGGAGTGGCGGGACGCGGCTGTGGCCCAGGTGCTGCGGTTCGCGCCGCGGCGTGTGCTGGACATCGGCGTGGGTGCCGGACTCCTGCTCGCGAAGATCGTCGGAGAGGTCGACGAGTACTGGGGCACCGACATCTCGGCCCCGGTCGTGGACCGCATCCGGGCGCAGGCCGAGCGGGCAGGGCACGGCGACCGGGTCCGGCTGAGCGCCCAGGCCGCCGACGACCTGTCCGGGTTGCCCCGCGGCCATTTCGACACCGTGGTGCTCAACTCCGTGACGCAGTACTTCCCGAGCGCCGATTACCTGGACCGGGTCCTGTGCAACGCCATGGAGCTGCTCGCGCCGGGCGGCCGGGTCATCGTCGGTGACGTCCGCAACGCCACGACGCTCCGGCTTCTGCTCACCGCGGTGCAGCGTGCGGCGCACCCGCACGCCTCGTACGAGGAGCTGCGGACGCTGGTGGAGAAGGAGCTGCTGGCCGAGCGTGAGCTGGTGGTGGCCCCCGAGTGGTTCATCGAGTGGGCGGCGGAACGTTCGGTCGGGGTCGACATCCGGACGAAGCCCGGGCAGGCGCACAACGAACTGACCCGGCACCGCTACGAGGTGGTCCTGCACAAGGAGCCGACCGACGTCCTCGACCTGGCCGACGTGCCGTCGGTGCCATGGGGCGGGCAACTGTCCGACCTGCCCGACCTCGGCACTCTCGAGGATCGGGTGGGACACGGCCCGGTGCGGGTGACCGGCGTACCCAACGCGCGGCTCGTCGAGGAGGCCACCGTGACCGTCGCGGCAGGTCTCCTCGACCCGGCGCGCATGTCCGGGAAACCGGTCGATCCGCAGGAACTGATCGCGTGGGCAGGCGAGAACGGCCGTGACGCGGTCCTCACCTTGTCGGGCGAGGACGTGCGCTGCTTCGACGCGGTGCTGCTGCCCCAGCGGCGGACCGGACAGCCCCGTGTCTCGGGCACGTTCGTCCCCGGCGCCGTGGGCAGGCGGGTCCTGGCGAACGCCCCCGTGGTCGCCAAGTCGATCGGTCCGCTGCTCGCCGGTCTGCGCGAGTACCTGCACGGGCGCCTTCCGGACTACATGGTGCCCAGCGCGGTCGTACCGCTGACGGAGATACCACTGACTCCGAGCGGGAAGCTCAACCGGAGGGCGCTGCCGCCGCCGGACTATGCGCAGGGGTCGACCGGCCGGGCGCCGCGCAATCAGCGCGAGGAGACCTTCAGCGCACTGTTCGCCGAAGTGCTCGGCCTGGAGCGGGTCGGCGTCGACGACGACTTCTTCGCCACCGGCGGCGACAGCATCCGTTCCATCCAGGTCGTCGCGCGGGCCAGGTCGCGTGGCGTGACCGTCAGCACGCGGGAGGTCTTCGAGCACCGCACGGCCGCCCGGCTCGCGGAACTGGTCGAAGGCCGGGAAGAAGAGGAACTCCCGACCCTGGCCGAGCTGCCCGGTGGCGGCGTCGGCTGGGCCCCGCTGCCTCCGATGGCGGCACACGTCCTCGCGCTGGACGGTCCCGTCGGCCGCTTCTCCATGTCCGGGATGCTGGCCCTGCCCGAGAGCATCGACCGCGCGGGTCTTGTCACCACGTTGCAGGCCGTGCTGGATCGGCACGATGTGCTGCGGTCCCGGCTCGACCGGGCCGAGCCGGGCCTGTCGATACGGGCGCCGGGCAGTGTGGACGCCGGCGCGCTGCTGCGCGAGATCCCCTACGAACACGCCGATGTGAACGCCGAACTGGACGCGGCCACGGGCCGGCTCGACCCGGACGCGGGCGTCATGGCGCAGTTCGTGTGGTTCGCCTCTGCCACGGGGGCGGGTCGGCTGCTGATCGTGCTGCACCACCTGGTCGTCGACGGGGTGTCGTGGCGCATCCTGATACCGGACCTGATCGCGACGTGGCAGCAGGTCCGGGACGGCCACACCCCCAGAGCGGCGAAGGGCGGCACCTCGTTGCGCCGGTGGGCGCATGCCCTGGTCGACGAGGCGGCCAGGCCGGAACGGGTGGCGGAACTGCCCCTGTGGCAGCAGATCCTGCGTTCGGACGAGCCCGTCCTTGGCGCGCGTCAGCTGGACCGCACGCGTGATGTCACGGCCACCGTCGACACGGTGACCGTCCGGGTCCCCGCAGACGTCACCAAGACCCTGCTGACCACGGTGCCCGCGGTGTTCCGCGGCGGGCCCGACGACGGGCTGCTGGCCGGGCTCGCGCTGGCGCTGGCCCACTGGCGCCGGACACGCGGGGTGTCCGGATCCTCGACGCTGGTCCGGATGGAAGGGCACGGCCGGGAAGAGCACGTGGTGCCGGGCACGGACCTGTCGAGCACGGTCGGATGGTTCACCTCGCTGTACCCCGTGTGTCTCGACGTGGCAGGCATCGACGTGGCGGACGCCATCGCCGGCGGTCCGGCCGCCGGCCGGGCGATCAAGGCCGTCAAGGAGCAGTTGCGGACGGTGCCGGACAACGGCATCGGCTACGGCCTGCTGCGTCACCTCAATCCCGGCACCGCCGCCGCGCTGGCCGCGGAGCCGGAACCGCAGATCGGGTTCAACTACCTCGGCCGCACATCCGGCGCGGACATCCCCGAGGAGCTGCGCGACCTGGGCTGGGCACCGGACACCACGCACCAGGACCTGATCGCGGCCCCGGACGCCGACATGCCCGTTCTGTCGGCGCTGGAGATCAACGCGGTGGCCGTCGACACCGTCGGCGGCGAGGAACTGACCGCCTACTTCGGCTTCCCGACCGGAGTGCTCTCCCGCGAGGAGGTGACCGAGCTGGCCGGACTGTGGGTCCGGGCGCTGACTGCCCTGGCCCAGCACGCCACGGCCCCCGACGCCGGCGGGCTGACCCCGAGCGACGCCCCCCTGGTCGCGGTGGGCCAGGAGGAGATCGACACCTGGGAGAGCCGCCTCGGCCCGCTGACCGAGATATGGCCGACCACCCCGACACAGTCCGGGATCCTCTTCCACTCGATGCTGGCCGGGACGTCGTTCGACCCCTACCACATCCAGCTGGTGTTCCAGCTGTCCGGCGAGGTCGACCCCGAGCGGATGCGCCGGGCCGGGCAGGCACTCCTGGAGCGCTACCCCAACCTCCGTGCCGCGTTCGTGAACCGGGCCGACGGCGATGTCGTACAAGTCGTGCCTGCGCAAGGCGTGACCCTGCCGTGGCAGTACCTCGACCTGACCGCGGCCGACGAGGCGGAGCGAACCGCGACGTTCGAGGGGTTCCTCACCCAGGACCGGACGGCCCACTTCGACGTGGACACCCCGCCGCTGCTGCGGCTGGCGCTCGCCGTCCTGGAGCCCGGCCGGGCCGAGCTCGTGATGACCGTCCACCACGTGCTGTCCGACGGCTGGTCCGCGCCCCTGCTGATGCGGGACCTGCTGCTCCTCTACGCCTCTCACGGCGATGGATCGGCTCTGCCCGGCACGCGCAGCTTCGGTGAGTACCTGGCCTGGCGCGCCGGGCAGGACCAGGACGAGGCGGCACGGGCCTGGGCGGCCGAACTGGCCGGCGTCGACGAGCCGACCCTGCTCGCCCCGGGAGCCGCGGACGGCGACGGCCTTGACCAGGTCGAGTTCAGCGTCCCGCATGACATGTCAAGTCAACTCAACAGCCGTGCGGCCGAGTTGGGCGTCACCATCAACACCCTGGTCCAGGGCGCCTGGGCGCTCCTGCTCGGTCAGCTCACCGGTCGCCAGGACCTGATGTTCGGCGCCACGGTCTCCGGGCGTCCGCCCGCCGTGACCGGCGTCGAGTCGATGGTCGGGATGTTCATCAACACGCTGCCCGTACGCGTGGAGTACGCGCCCGGCGACACCCTCGCCGAGGTCGTGACCAGGCTTCAGCGCGGGCAGGCCGGCCTGATGGAGCACCACCACTACAGCCTCACGCAGATCCAGCAGTCCGTCGGCCTGCAGACCCTCTTCGACACCCTGGTGGTCTTCGAGTCCTACCCGGTCGACCGGGAAGGCATCGGCGCCGCCACCGAAGCCGCGGACGGGATCGCCTTCACCGGCCTGCGCCCGACCAACGGCACCCACTACCCGCTGGCCCTGATGGCGGCGGCCGAGACGCACCTGGAGTTCCTCCTCCAGTACGCGCCCGGCGTCTTCGACCGGGACACGGTGCTGGCGTACGCGGCCCGGTTCGTACGTGTCCTGGAGCAGCTGGCGGCCACTCCCGAACTGAAGGTCGCGCAGCTCGACGTCCTGGAGCCGGCCGAACGCGACCGACTCCTCGTCGAGTTCAACGACACGGCCGTCCCGACCCCGGACGTCACGATCACCGGGCTCGTCGAGGCCCAGGCGGAGCGGACACCGGACGAGGTCGCCGTGATCTCCGAGGGCGCGTCACTCACGTACCGCGAGGTGACAGCCCGTGCCGACCGCCTGGCGCGCGAACTGGCCGGACGTGGCGTGGGCCCGGAGTCGGTGGTCGCGGTCTCGCTGCCACGGTCGGTGGACCTGGTGGTCGCACTGCTCGCCGTCCTGAAGGCCGGTGGAGCGTATCTGCCGGTCGATTCCAGGTACCCGAGCCACCGCCTGGTGCCCATCTTCGACGAGGCGCGTCCGCACCTCATCCTGACGGACACCGCGACGGCCGGGTTGCTGCCGGAGCACGACGCCCCGGACGTCTTCCTCGACACGCTCGACCTGTCCGCGCAGGCTCCTGGCCCCGACCGTCCGCTCCACGCAGGCCAGTTGGCCTACGTGATGTACACCTCCGGATCCACGGGCAAGCCCAAGGGCGTCGCCATCACCCACGCGAACGTGGTCAACGGCGTGCTGCGGCTGGCCTCGCGCATCGGGATGGAACCGGGCAAGCGCCTCCTCGCGGGCACGTCGGTCAACTTCGACGTCTCGGTGTTCGAGATCTTCACGACGCTCGCCGTCGGCGGCGTCGTCGAAGTCGTCCCGGACGTGCTGGTCCTGGGCGACCGCAAGGGCTGGAGCGGCAGCGTCATCTCCACCGTGCCCTCCGTCTTCGCCGAACTCGTCGACGAGATCTCCGGCCGCACCAGCGTGGACACGATCGTCTTCGCCGGCGAGGCCCTGCCCTCGTCGCTCGTCGACAGGACGCGGGACGCCTTCCCCGGCGTACGGATCGTCAACGCCTACGGGCAGAGCGAGTCGTTCTACGCCACCACCTTCACCGTCGACGGCGATACGCACGGATGGACGGGCAGCGCACCCGTCGGCACCCCGCTCGGCAACATGCGGGCCTACGTCCTTGGTCCCGGCCTTGCCCCGGTGCCGCCTGGCGCGGTCGGCGAGCTCTACGTCGGCGGGAACGTGGGCCGTGGCTACCACGGCCGTGCCGCACTGACCGCCGAGCGCTTCGTCGCCGACCCGTTCGGCCCGCCCGGCGCGCCCATGTACCGCACCGGTGACCTGGCCCGCGTCAACGGCGAAGGCCAGCTGGAGTACGTGGGCCGAGGGGACGCGCAGGTCAAGGTGCGCGGCTTCCGCATCGAGCCCGCCGAGGTCGAGGCCGCGCTCACCGCGCACCCCGGCGTCGCGCAGGCCGCCGTCATCGCCCGCGACGGGCGGGCCGACACCACGGTCAAGCAACTGGTCGCGTATGTCGTGCCCGCCGTCACCGTCACCGGCGCAAGGACGACCACGACCACGACCGACGACGACCGCGGCCCGCGGACGAAGGAGCTGCACGCCTTCGTCTCGGAGCGGCTGCCGGACTTCATGGTGCCGTCCGCCTTCGTGGTTCTCGACCGGCTGCCACTGGCCCCGAACGGCAAGCTGGACCGGGCGGCCCTGCCAGAGCCCGAGTTCACCACCGCCCCCTACCGGGCCCCCCGCATCCCCCGTGAGGAGACCCTGGCCGCGTTGTTCGCCGAGGTGCTCGGCGTGGACCGGGTCGGAATTGACGACGGCTTCTTCGAGCTCGGCGGGCACTCCCTGCTCGCCACCCGGCTGATCAGCCGCGTCCGCTCCGAAATGGAGATCGAGATACCGATCCGCAAGATCTTCGACCTGCCGACAGTGGCCGCGCTCGCCGCGTGGACGGAGGAATCGACTGCTCCCCGTCGCCCCGGCCTGCGCAAGATGTTCACAGAGGAGTAA